In the Enterococcus saigonensis genome, one interval contains:
- a CDS encoding baeRF6 domain-containing protein, which translates to MTKVGNEVLRQLTADLEKGPFVTIMLNTHVAHQDVEKDQIKFKNFAKEAKKRFEKKYPEKEWKKIQDKIDVLLADASFWRSGTKSVAVFVTPEETLVHRLNIEVDDQYYVGDLPYLLALIKNSQFNYTYYLLALNRDSMKLYFVDNKEIHEVDLPAGAPIDVKTALGDELTGGSLNYSSQGSQIGSKEGIAYHGVNAKDEEVEIDWVNYYQAVDAFFKDEFQNDANYPLYLYALPENQTMFKKYAKTPYYQAGAAISGSPAQLDIKAIKEDLDEIVTTLSQTEIASYQKLLDKKFVDQLPDVVLAAKEGRISHLFIATSNLVDGFGEDPDTEYDRRQVLNNLAADVVKNSGEVFVLDQKDAPDEKSLTAILRY; encoded by the coding sequence ATGACCAAAGTTGGAAATGAAGTCTTACGGCAATTGACTGCTGATCTTGAAAAAGGGCCTTTTGTTACAATTATGTTGAACACCCATGTTGCCCACCAAGATGTAGAAAAAGATCAAATCAAATTTAAAAACTTCGCCAAAGAAGCCAAAAAACGTTTTGAAAAGAAATATCCTGAAAAAGAATGGAAAAAAATTCAAGATAAAATTGATGTACTGTTAGCTGATGCATCTTTCTGGCGCAGCGGAACAAAAAGCGTTGCAGTATTCGTCACACCAGAAGAAACGCTTGTTCACCGATTAAATATTGAAGTAGATGATCAGTATTATGTTGGGGATTTACCTTATCTACTAGCGTTAATTAAGAATAGTCAATTTAATTACACTTATTATTTATTAGCTTTAAACCGTGACTCGATGAAGTTATACTTTGTCGATAATAAAGAAATTCATGAAGTGGACTTGCCAGCAGGTGCTCCAATCGATGTTAAAACAGCCCTTGGAGATGAACTAACTGGGGGGAGTTTGAATTATAGTTCTCAAGGTAGTCAAATAGGCTCAAAAGAGGGCATTGCGTATCATGGTGTAAATGCCAAAGATGAAGAAGTTGAAATTGATTGGGTGAATTACTATCAAGCGGTTGATGCTTTCTTTAAAGACGAGTTTCAAAATGATGCAAATTATCCACTGTATTTGTACGCCTTGCCAGAAAATCAAACGATGTTTAAAAAATATGCGAAAACACCTTATTACCAAGCTGGGGCTGCAATTTCAGGATCGCCAGCTCAGTTAGATATTAAAGCAATCAAAGAAGACTTAGATGAAATTGTTACAACTTTATCACAAACAGAGATTGCGTCTTATCAAAAATTACTTGATAAAAAATTTGTAGATCAATTACCAGATGTTGTCTTAGCAGCTAAAGAAGGACGCATTTCACATTTATTTATTGCAACTTCTAACTTGGTTGATGGCTTTGGTGAAGATCCAGATACAGAGTATGACCGACGACAAGTTCTTAATAATCTGGCTGCAGATGTTGTAAAAAACAGTGGCGAGGTCTTCGTTTTAGACCAGAAAGATGCGCCGGACGAAAAGAGTTTGACCGCAATTCTACGCTATTAA
- a CDS encoding cold-shock protein: protein MQTGTVKWFNADKGFGFITAEDGNDVFVHFSAIQGDGFKTLEEGQAVTFDVEEGQRGPQATNVNKA, encoded by the coding sequence ATGCAAACAGGTACAGTTAAATGGTTCAACGCAGACAAAGGTTTTGGTTTCATCACAGCAGAAGACGGTAACGATGTATTCGTTCACTTTTCAGCTATCCAAGGCGACGGCTTCAAAACTTTAGAAGAAGGCCAAGCAGTAACATTTGATGTTGAAGAAGGTCAACGTGGCCCTCAAGCAACAAACGTTAACAAAGCTTAA
- a CDS encoding DUF7916 family protein, with protein sequence MVKRLISANYSDVKKMSAQELKQSIKASEGRVIVTETVVQTIPQAMDVTNAEVAAAFGADLILLNGFDCFRPVVFGMPGLTPEMIFDEKTVIENPIPTLKKLTGRPVGINLEPIPADLDLMSEQVVISKGRTSSLETIQEAEKLGVDFICFTGNPGTGVTNDAIADAVDMAKKHFSGLIIAGKMHSAGSSEPVVTKEAVTAYANAGADILLLPAVGTIQGFLEQDLIEAVKLAKENDLLTMTAIGTSQESARPETLRQMAITNKICGVDLQHIGDAGYGGMAPAENIFEMSVAIRGMRHTINRVARSINR encoded by the coding sequence ATGGTAAAAAGATTAATTAGTGCAAATTATAGTGATGTTAAAAAAATGAGTGCACAAGAATTAAAGCAGTCAATTAAAGCAAGTGAAGGTCGTGTAATTGTAACAGAAACCGTTGTACAAACAATTCCGCAAGCAATGGATGTGACAAATGCAGAGGTAGCAGCAGCATTTGGAGCAGATTTAATTTTGTTAAATGGTTTTGATTGTTTCCGTCCGGTAGTGTTTGGGATGCCTGGTTTAACACCAGAAATGATTTTTGATGAGAAAACAGTAATTGAAAATCCAATTCCAACTTTAAAAAAATTAACAGGTAGACCGGTTGGCATTAACTTAGAACCAATTCCTGCTGATTTGGATTTAATGAGTGAGCAAGTCGTCATTTCTAAAGGACGAACAAGCTCGCTTGAAACAATTCAAGAAGCTGAAAAATTAGGGGTAGATTTTATCTGCTTTACTGGAAATCCAGGTACTGGCGTAACCAACGATGCCATTGCCGATGCTGTTGACATGGCCAAAAAACATTTTTCTGGTTTAATCATTGCTGGAAAAATGCATAGTGCAGGATCAAGTGAGCCAGTTGTGACAAAAGAGGCTGTAACTGCCTACGCCAACGCGGGAGCAGATATCTTATTATTGCCAGCTGTCGGAACAATACAAGGGTTTTTAGAACAAGATTTAATTGAAGCAGTAAAGTTGGCAAAAGAAAATGATTTACTAACGATGACTGCCATTGGTACTAGTCAAGAAAGTGCGCGCCCAGAAACATTACGGCAAATGGCAATTACTAATAAAATTTGTGGCGTTGATTTACAACATATCGGAGATGCTGGTTATGGTGGTATGGCTCCAGCGGAAAATATTTTTGAGATGTCAGTTGCAATTCGTGGGATGCGTCACACCATTAACCGCGTGGCTCGTTCCATTAACCGCTAA